One window of the Lytechinus variegatus isolate NC3 chromosome 3, Lvar_3.0, whole genome shotgun sequence genome contains the following:
- the LOC121411971 gene encoding macrophage mannose receptor 1-like — protein SIFTLKKLYLDLFLDDSRNWAPGNPDNYDGIGEDCVEMYEGGTWNDEQCLAANAFVCSKGSEEIPKCNIKDGWESFGDKCYLWVTDTKDMDFATQYCTLMDGYIISINSEEEQTFATSMQLRHANVQYWIGLSDEGNKGTFTWQDGTGITDYEHWDLNEPDPEIYPACGRIKGPYPDVWSVDDCSSTKRFICEKPQGTCAEGWILHGGECYQFNAIKRTWIDASYYCSTQGGWLGTIFDGAENTFIASKMGRLQDENVARMWIGFSDYLNDSNWQWVHDTRSTYENWIDQPINTEDQADCTYLETADTSGAWNQMLCASSAGFLCKIKAESTVTPVTDPDSK, from the exons TCTATATTTACATTAAAGAAATTATACCTTGACCTTTTCTTGGATGATTCTAGGAATTGGGCTCCTGGGAATCCCGATAACTATGATGGCATCGGAGAAGATTGTGTTGAGATGTATGAAGGAGGGACATGGAATGACGAACAGTGTCTGGCCGCCAATGCTTTTGTCTGCTCAAAAGGATCAG AAGAAATCCCCAAATGTAACATCAAGGATGGTTGGGAATCTTTCGGTGACAAGTGTTACCTATGGGTAACTGATACTAAGGACATGGATTTTGCTACACAGTATTGTACCTTGATGGATGGATACATCATATCTATCAATTCGGAAGAAGAACAGACGTTTGCTACTTCAATGCAACTACGTCATGCTAACGTGCAATACTGGATTGGACTCAGTGATGAA GGCAACAAAGGCACATTTACATGGCAAGATGGGACTGGTATAACAGACTACGAACATTGGGATCTCAATGAACCTGACCCAGA GATATATCCTGCTTGTGGTAGGATAAAGGGACCGTACCCGGATGTATGGAGTGTGGATGATTGTAGTTCGACAAAGAGATTTATCTGCGAAAAACCACAAG GTACGTGTGCAGAGGGTTGGATCCTTCACGGAGGTGAATGCTATCAGTTCAACGCGATAAAGAGAACATGGATTGATGCAAGTTATTACTGCAGTACCCAAGGGGGGTGGCTTGGTACCATATTTGA TGGTGCAGAAAATACTTTTATTGCGTCCAAAATGGGCCGTCTTCAAGACGAAAATGTTGCCAGAATGTGGATTGGATTCTCAg ATTATCTCAATGACAGTAATTGGCAGTGGGTGCATGATACCAGATCTACGTATGAAAATTGGATTGACCAACCCATTAATACTGAAGATCAAGCAGACTGTACCTACCTTGAGACAG CTGACACATCTGGTGCATGGAATCAAATGTTATGCGCATCCTCTGCTGGGTTCCTCTGCAAGATAAAAGCTG AATCCACCGTAACACCTGTGACAGATCCCGATAGTAAGTAA